CACCAGTTTGGGCAAACGAAACGCTTGCCATTCCAAATAACATGGTTAAAACATAAACGAGTCGTTTGCTAAACATAAATGTACCGTTGTTTTTTAAATTGTTCCAGGTCTTTCAAGATCGTATCGTCCTGTTTCCAGCTTTTTAGTAATTGGGTCGATCTGGCCACCAGGCGTTCCATGGGGAAATTTTCACCCGGGCAAATAATTTTTCCGCGGCGGACATCGCTGTGTCGCACCACATTTTTTTCTTCGATATCGTACAAATAGCGCCACAGGGCAAGCAAACGTGCGCCTGCTTCAATCTGCTGTTCAGAAGGCTTATTTTTTCCGGAGCTCCTGTTGCGAAAATTACCGACAAAACACAAGCCCAGTGAATTGGCATTGCTTACGCGCGGGCCTTTGGCCACATGCCAGCCAATGGAATCCCACCGGCAATAGTTGTGAATGACGCCATCATAGGTGATGACCGAATGAAACGAAGGATCGAGCCGATAAGCGCCCCGTGCATTTTTGCGCTCCTGCTTTTCTTTGTTTACCACATCTTCAAAACTGGCTTTGGTGGAAGTGCCGGAATGGTGAATGACGATATAAGTAGGATTGGCCTTACGCAGTCCATGCCCCGGCCTGTCCGGGTAAAGTCCGCCCTGATAGGTAATGCCAATTTTTTGGCCCGGTCGTTGAAGATTAACGCTGCTCAGGCGACCGATTTCCTGCATTTTTTTGAGGTTGGTCGCCGCAAGCTGTTCTTTATGCCCTTTTAAAAAATTAATCAATTGATGAATCGGTTCGCTGCCTCCGGAAATAAATATTCCTGAAAGCAGAATATCAAACCATCTTGAATGTACGGAATCGACCAGTTTTAACTCCTTTAATATCCCGAGACCGGAAAAATAACAGATGGCCGTACCAATGATAATTCCGGCCGTCTGAACCAGCAGGACTTTCTTTAAAGTGCGCTGGCTTTGTTCATCATAAGAAAAAGGAATATCCGCCAGACGCATTAGCAGGTTTTTTTTACCGCTGGCAACGCCTATCAGCGTCAGGAACTTATCAAAAAATTCAATGACCCGTTCCAGTAATAACGATGCGGTTAAAAATTTAAGCAGGACGGAGATGTATAGATCTATTTCATTCATCGGATACGTATTACCTCAAGCGTGAATTCAGTCCATCAATTACTATGGCAAATATAATAAATCCTTTTGAATAAACAAACTGCTCTTTAAAAATCGAGATATTTCACCAGGTCATCCCGGCTGGTAAGATGCACCAACCAGCCCTTGTAAACCATTTCGGAAATGGCGTTTTTCATTTCCTCGATATCGATCCGGTAGCGGTGACAGAAATGCCAGATATCCGTTGATGCCACGCTGATTTCCAGCAGGAAACGTTCTTCTAAAGTTAACTGCTCGTCAATTTCAACTTTCAGCATTAACTCGTTTTGCAAATACTCCATCCCTTTGGGCTTAATATGTCGTACCGAAAACCAGTAATTGGGTTGATCCACCAGGTCGCAAATGGGGAAAGAGGGCGTTTCGCGAATGAACTCTCTTAAAAAATCCACGCTGACCAGATACCCTTCTTCTTCGCCCTCTGCCCATAGATCGTCCCACACCGCGCGGTCGTTTTCTTTCAGCCATTCAAAAAAAGCGATCTCGCTCTCCGGCAGTTTGACCAGCGTGTTGCCACGAAAATGATCGATGATGCGTTCAATTTCATCCGCCCGAAGATTCTGCAATTCGCCTTCGCTAAACTGGATGAACTGCCTTTTGGCCTTTTGAATCTCTTTTTTCTTTATGATTGATTTTAAATCCATTTTAACCATCTTATTGTTTTACGTACAACGGCTAAATTTAATAAAGCCTGCGGTGTGATCAAAATTTAATACTTTGCGTAAGAAAGCGGGAATCGGTCGGAGAAAACAAAAGACGTAACCATCCATAAAAAAGAGTACAATCAGCAATGTGGATTCGCTGCCTACCTTTTTTGTTAACATTGTTTCAGAAGGTTCTTTCGAATCATTCTGAGGATTCCGACGCAGCAAGAGACCGAAATCTTTATCTCTTCAAAGATCTCCGATGGTTATACACATGACTACTTTACGGCCTCCACAAAAAGGCTTTGTTCTGGCCGATTGTCCAGACGATCAATATCCGGAACACGTCCCTGTTTGAACGAACAGCGGTAAACCTTCTTAAAACCAGCTTCTCTTAGATACTTTTCCAATTTAAAAATATGTTCGATTAAATGGGAGGCGTAAATAAAATGCACGGACTCGTTTTCAAACGGCAATCCATATTCCAGATTGTGATGAATAAAAGTAAAATTTTTAAGTGTGTCGCAATACTGCTCTTCCGAAAACCATTTTTTTTGCTGAAAAAGGATGTAAGCCATTTGATGATCGGTCGCGGCTTACCGGCGACAATGGTTTTCAGGCTGGAATCAATATTTATCCAATCCGGCAAAACATTTAATCCGCTGCCAAGGTTGACTTTCACTACCTCTTGGTTAACGCGGATTTTACGCTGGCGTTTTAAATAGCAAAGCAAGTTGTTGACGGCGTCTTCGAGGTGAATCATAGTTAAGACCTCTATTTTGAATTACATTGGAAGTAATTTAAAAATAAATATTAAAACTAACAAAATCACAGTTAAAGGATGGCTTCCTGGCCGCGCCTCACTTTGCTCTTACCACATTAAATCAACTTTAATTTGTCTAACAAAAAACATTAGAATTTTTTTAAATTTTGGATTTGACTCTTTAAAATAAATTCAATAAATTATGAATCTTCAATCGGGGCGTAGCGCAGTCTGGCAGCGCGTGCGGTTCGGGACCGTAAGGTCGGAGGTTCAAATCCTCTCGCCCCGACTTTTTATTTACTCTTCTTGCATTACTTTTCATCAATTTTAACTAATTCAACAATTAAATGTTATGTATGCTTTACAAGGGATAACGCTTTTTAAGGTTAAGCGATTAAGGATTTATTCCGCGCTACTTCCCTTTTAAATAATGATGTTTACGGAGCTTTTTAAGTAGTTTTAGCCTTTTAAAATGGATTTACGGATAGAAATGAAAGCCCACCCAAAAAACTTTCTCCACTCCGTTAAACCCTTTTGAGAAATTCCAGCTTACAGCATAATTTTCCGTAAGATTTTTTTTGAGCCCAACGACCAGATTGGCTACGGCTTCTTTTTTTGGGGATGCTAAAAATTTACTGGAATACGTTCCGTAGCCATAAACCATATTAAAGATTAAACTGGACACACGCTGTTCAACGGACGCTTCGAGCCAGTAGTCGGATCGGTTCAAATTGTTTTTTGTGCTGGCCTGAGGCGGAACGTAAAACAGCGCCAGTTTAAGAATTTTGCAGGAAATATCCATGAAAATTTCAATTTCAAAATCAGCGGCGTCGTTAAACGATTCAAATAGGTCGTACGAATAGAAGGTGACGCCCGTATTGATCTCTATCTTTTTTACAGGAATATTTAAAGCCACAAAGGGATCCGTCTCAATTTCTTTGTTTTCGTCAAAATTTACGCTGGAGACCCACAAACCGGCGCGAACATACTTATGAATCAGTGTTGCCGTTCCCTGCAGGGCCGGTCCGTTGAATTGTTTGACACCGCGCCAAACATAAGTGGTAACGCCGCTAAAATCGAAAGAGGAGACGACCTGCGTACACAGCGAACTTTGTAATATTATCAAAAGAATGAAAGTTTGTATTATAAAATACTTCATTTTTTTCCTTTATATTTACTCAGCCATCTTTACCGTTTAACGCGTTGTGAATATTTGAAAACCGCTATAGGCTTCCATGCCGTGTTCGCCGATATCCAGGCCGCGCAATTCCTCTTCGGCTGTTACGCGCAAACCGATCGTCTTTTTAATAATTAAGAATAGAATAATTCCGAGACCAAAGGCCCAGATAAAGGCCACGCTTGCTCCTAAAATCTGCACGTTTAAAAGTTTCCAGCCCCCACCGTAAAAAAGTCCGCCATCGACTGCAAAAAAACCGACAAAAATGGTGCCAAGCGCGCCACATACGCCGTGGACGCTAATTGCGCCGACCGGGTCATCTATCTTTAACACCCTATCGAAAAACAAAACGCTTAATACCACAACCACGCCGGCGATCGCCCCTATGATCATAGAACCTAACGGAGTAACCGTTGCACAACCGGCTGTAATAGCCACCAGTCCTGCCAACGCGCCATTTAATGTCATCGATCCAT
This sequence is a window from Caldithrix abyssi DSM 13497. Protein-coding genes within it:
- a CDS encoding N-acetylmuramoyl-L-alanine amidase, yielding MNEIDLYISVLLKFLTASLLLERVIEFFDKFLTLIGVASGKKNLLMRLADIPFSYDEQSQRTLKKVLLVQTAGIIIGTAICYFSGLGILKELKLVDSVHSRWFDILLSGIFISGGSEPIHQLINFLKGHKEQLAATNLKKMQEIGRLSSVNLQRPGQKIGITYQGGLYPDRPGHGLRKANPTYIVIHHSGTSTKASFEDVVNKEKQERKNARGAYRLDPSFHSVITYDGVIHNYCRWDSIGWHVAKGPRVSNANSLGLCFVGNFRNRSSGKNKPSEQQIEAGARLLALWRYLYDIEEKNVVRHSDVRRGKIICPGENFPMERLVARSTQLLKSWKQDDTILKDLEQFKKQRYIYV
- a CDS encoding class I SAM-dependent methyltransferase, with the protein product MAYILFQQKKWFSEEQYCDTLKNFTFIHHNLEYGLPFENESVHFIYASHLIEHIFKLEKYLREAGFKKVYRCSFKQGRVPDIDRLDNRPEQSLFVEAVK